From a single Hypomesus transpacificus isolate Combined female chromosome 14, fHypTra1, whole genome shotgun sequence genomic region:
- the LOC124476293 gene encoding inositol hexakisphosphate and diphosphoinositol-pentakisphosphate kinase 1-like isoform X5 codes for MSEASNQDQADGLPRFVIGSEDEDHTGPKDGHMKNEGDLFRGVEEEEEELEEEEEDDSPSERQIVVGICSMMKKSNSKPMTQILERLCKFEYITVVIFPEEVILNEPVDNWPLCDCLISFHSKGTHERFPLDKAVEYAKLRNPLLINDLNMQYFIQDRREVYRILQEEGIDLPRYAVLNRDPDRPEECSLVEGEDHVEVNGEVFPKPFVEKPVCAEDHNVYIYYPTSAGGGSQRLFRKIGSRSSVYSPESSVRKTGSYIYEEFMPTDGTDVKVYTVGPDYAHAEARKSPALDGKVERDSEGKEIRYPVMLTAMEKLVARKVCLAFKQTVCGFDLLRANGHSFVCDVNGFSFVKNSMKYYDDCAKVLGNMVMRELAPQFHIPWSIPMEAEDIPIVPTTSGTMMELRCVIAIIRHGDRTPKQKMKMEVRHPLFFELFEKYGRYKSGKLKLKKPKQLQEVLDIARLLLAELGQHTDCEIEEKKSKLEQLKTVLEMYGHFSGINRKVQLTHLPNGQPKASSEEEDSQREGPSLLLVLKWGGELTPAGRVQAEELGRAFRCMYPGGQGDYAGFPGCGLLRLHSTYRHDLKIYASDEGRVQMTAAAFAKGLLALEGELTPILVQMVKSANMNGLLDSDSDSLTDCQQRVKAHLHEIMQKDQDFSQADYEKLAPTGSPSLVNSMKIIENPVKTCDKVYALIQSLTSQIRKRLEDPKSADLQLYHSETLELMLQRWSKLERDFRMKSGRYDISKIPDIYDCVKYDTQHNSSLGLEDTLELFRLSRALADIVIPQEYGINKPEKLDIAQAYCVPLMKKIQLDLQRTHEDEAVNKLHPLWFRYSRGVMSPGRHVRTRLYFTSESHVHSLLSIFRYGGLLDEVKDQQWKQALDYLGAVSELNYMTQIVIMLYEDNNKDPSSEERFHVELHFSPGVKGCEDEENVPLGFGFRPASAENQEKQTNQGSLEDLSQDEPDRALPLNEPINMQKRSPMLRNRKAGSMEVLSETSPNHSSKGTSYRLFPSCSRQSPEVKQTGPVFPHTGSLCSGLFSASVLGVSSSAPNLREYVLTHHRKNLSPGSVLGRDELFSMAAVKRFSVSFARHPTNGFEGCSMVPSIYPLETLHNSLSLKQVDEFLSAVCESSSEAHAKTMKALSALFDSQSQASMDTYTRPSTETTVPCPPPKHYRSGSSITVSSAGPSSPNTVINPAVQFSFSD; via the exons ATGTCAGAGGCTAGCAACCAGGACCAGGCAGACGGACTTCCCAGGTTTGTGATTGGCAGTGAGGATGAGGACCACACAGGTCCCAAGGACGGACACATGAAGAATGAGGGAGACTTGTtcaggggagtggaggaggaggaagaggagctggaggaggaagaggaggatgattcG CCATCAGAGAGGCAGATTGTGGTGGGTATCTGCTCCATGATGAAGAAGTCCAACTCCAAGCCCATGACCCAGATCCTGGAGAGGCTGTGCAAATTTGAGTACATCACGGTGGTCATCTTCCCAGAGGAGGTCATTCTCAACGAGCCCGTGGACAACTGGCCCCTATGCGACTGCCTCATCTCCTTCCACTCCAAAGGTACTCATGAAC GTTTCCCATTGGACAAGGCTGTGGAGTATGCCAAACTCAGAAATCCACTACTCATCAATGATCTCAACATGCAATACTTCATTCAGGATAG GAGGGAGGTATACAGGATCTTGCAAGAGGAAGGCATTGACCTACCTCGGTACGCTGTGTTGAACCGTGACCCAGACAGACCAGAAG AGTGTAGCTTGGTAGAGGGGGAGGACCATGTAGAGGTGAATGGGGAGGTGTTTCCCAAGCCGTTTGTGGAAAAACCTGTTTGCGCCGAAGACCACAACGTCTACATCTACTACCCCACCTCCGCTGGAGGAGGAAGCCAGAGGCTCTTCAGAAAG ATAGGGAGTCGTAGCAGtgtgtactccccagagagcaGCGTACGAAAGACTGGCTCTTACATCTACGAGGAGTTCATGCCCACGGATGGAACGGATGTCAAG GTGTACACCGTGGGACCAGACTACGCCCACGCTGAGGCCCGGAAGTCCCCCGCCCTGGACGGAAAGGTGGAGAGGGACAGCGAGGGGAAGGAGATCCGCTACCCGGTCATGCTCACGGCCATGGAGAAACTGGTGGCCCGCAAAGTCTGCTTGGCCTTTAAG CAAACTGTGTGTGGTTTCGACCTTCTAAGAGCGAATGGCCATTCCTTCGTCTGTGACGTCAACGGCTTCAGCTTTGTAAAGAACTCCATGAAGTACTATGACGACTGTGCCAAGGTTTTGGG GAACATGGTGATGAGGGAGCTTGCTCCTCAGTTCCACATCCCCTGGTCCATCCCCATGGAGGCTGAGGACATCCCCATCGTCCCCACCACCTCAGGAACCAT GATGGAGTTGCGCTGTGTCATCGCAATCATCCGCCACGGGGACCGCACCCCCAAACAGAAGATGAAGATGGAAGTCAGACACCCACT GTTTTTTGAGTTGTTTGAGAAGTACGGACGCTACAAGTCTGGGAAACTCAAGCTGAAGAAGCCCAAACAGCTGCAG gaaGTGCTGGACATAGCCCGTCTGCTGTTAGCCGAGCTAGGCCAGCATACCGACTGTGAGATAGAGGAGAAGAAATCCAAACTGGAACAACTCAAGACCGTCCTAGAAAT GTATGGCCATTTCTCAGGTATTAACAGGAAGGTGCAGCTAACACACCTGCCTAATGGACAGCCTAAAGCCTCCAGTGAGGAAGAAG ACTCTCAGAGAGAAGGTCCGtctctgctgctggtgctgaAGTGGGGTGGTGAGCTCACCCCTGCAGGCCGGGTCCAGGCTGAGGAGCTGGGAAGGGCCTTCCGCTGCATGTACCCTGGAGGACAAG GAGACTACGCTGGGTTTCCTGGCTGTGGTCTGCTGCGCTTACACAGCACCTACCGCCACGACCTCAAGATCTACGCTTCCGACGAGGGCCGCGTACAGATGACCGCGGCTGCATTTGccaag GGTCTGTTGGCCCTAGAAGGGGAGCTGACACCGATCCTGGTGCAGATGGTGAAGAGTGCCAACATGAACGGTCTGCTGGACAGCGACAGTGACTCCCTGACCGACTGTCAACAGAGGGTCAAAGCTCATTTGCATGAGATCATGCAGAAAGACCAGGATTTCTCCCAGGCAGACTATGAAAAG CTGGCCCCTACAGGCAGTCCATCCCTGGTCAACTCTATGAAGATCATAGAAAACCCAGTAAAGACCTGCGACAAGGTGTACGCCCTCATCCAGAGCCTCACCTCCCAGATCCGCAAAAGACTTGAAGACCCCAAGTCTGCAG atctgCAGCTGTACCACAGCGAAACCCTGGAGCTGATGCTGCAGCGCTGGTCCAAGCTGGAGAGAGATTTCCGCATGAAGAGCGGCCGCTACGACATCAGCAAGATCCCGGACATCTACGACTGTGTGAAGTACGACACGCAGCACAACTCCTCCCTGGGGCTGGAGGACACGCTGGAGCTGTTCAGACTGTCCCGCGCCCTCGCAGACATAGTCATACCacag GAGTATGGCATCAACAAGCCTGAGAAGCTGGACATAGCCCAGGCCTACTGTGTGCCCTTGATGAAGAAGATCCAGCTGGACCTGCAGAGGACACACGAGGACGAGGCCGTCAACAAGCTACACCCACT GTGGTTCAGGTACTCCCGAGGGGTCATGTCTCCGGGTCGCCACGTGCGGACCCGCCTCTACTTCACCAGCGAGAGCCATGTCCACTCCCTGCTCAGCATCTTCCGCTATGGAGGCCTTCTGGAC gagGTGAAGGACCAGCAGTGGAAGCAGGCCTTGGACTACCTGGGTGCTGTCTCTGAGCTCAACTACATGACCCAGATAGTCATCATGCTGTATGAAGACAACAATAAG GACCCTTCGTCCGAGGAGCGCTTCCATGTTGAGCTTCACTTTAGCCCCGGGGTGAAGGGCTGCGAGGACGAGGAGAATGTTCCGCTGGGCTTTGGCTTCCGCCCAGCATCTGCTGag AACCAGGAGAAGCAGACCAATCAGGGAAGCCTGGAGGACCTATCACAGGATGAGCCTGACAGGGCTCTGCCCCTCAACGAGCCAATCAACATGCAGAAGAGATCGCCCATGCTGCGGAACCGCAAGGCTGGCTCCATGGAG GTCCTGTCTGAGACCTCCCCCAACCACTCGTCTAAAGGCACCTCCTATCGTCTCTTCCCCTCCTGCTCACGTCAGTCCCCAGAGGTCAAACAGACAGGCCCAG TTTTTCCACACACAGGCTCCCTGTGCTCGGGCCTCTTCAGTGCCTCCGTCCTGGGGGTGTCCTCTAGCGCCCCCAACCTGCGGGAATACGTCCTCACACACCACCGCAAAAACCTCTCCCCCGGCAGTGTGCTTGGTCGAGATG AGCTGTTCTCTATGGCGGCAGTAAAGAGATTTTCTGTGTCGTTTGCCAGGCATCCGACTAATG GCTTCGAAGGCTGCTCCATGGTGCCTTCTATCTACCCCCTCGAGACACTGCACAATTCGCTCTCCCTCAAGCAGGTGGATGAGTTCCTTTCAGCCGTGTGCGAGAGCAGCAGTGAGGCCCATGCCAAGACCATGAAAG CTCTGTCCGCCCTTTTTGACTCTCAGAGCCAGGCTTCCATGGACACCTACACCCGTCCCTCCACAGAAACCACTGTCCCGTGCCCCCCTCCCAAACATT ACAGAAGTGGTTCATCCATTACAGTGTCAAGTGCAGGTCCCTCCTCTCCCAACACAGTGATCAACCCAGCCGTGCAGTTCAGCTTCAGTGATTAG
- the LOC124476293 gene encoding inositol hexakisphosphate and diphosphoinositol-pentakisphosphate kinase 1-like isoform X1, with the protein MSEASNQDQADGLPRFVIGSEDEDHTGPKDGHMKNEGDLFRGVEEEEEELEEEEEDDSPSERQIVVGICSMMKKSNSKPMTQILERLCKFEYITVVIFPEEVILNEPVDNWPLCDCLISFHSKGTHERFPLDKAVEYAKLRNPLLINDLNMQYFIQDRREVYRILQEEGIDLPRYAVLNRDPDRPEECSLVEGEDHVEVNGEVFPKPFVEKPVCAEDHNVYIYYPTSAGGGSQRLFRKIGSRSSVYSPESSVRKTGSYIYEEFMPTDGTDVKVYTVGPDYAHAEARKSPALDGKVERDSEGKEIRYPVMLTAMEKLVARKVCLAFKQTVCGFDLLRANGHSFVCDVNGFSFVKNSMKYYDDCAKVLGNMVMRELAPQFHIPWSIPMEAEDIPIVPTTSGTMMELRCVIAIIRHGDRTPKQKMKMEVRHPLFFELFEKYGRYKSGKLKLKKPKQLQEVLDIARLLLAELGQHTDCEIEEKKSKLEQLKTVLEMYGHFSGINRKVQLTHLPNGQPKASSEEEDSQREGPSLLLVLKWGGELTPAGRVQAEELGRAFRCMYPGGQAGGHRSLGCVSPIGDYAGFPGCGLLRLHSTYRHDLKIYASDEGRVQMTAAAFAKGLLALEGELTPILVQMVKSANMNGLLDSDSDSLTDCQQRVKAHLHEIMQKDQDFSQADYEKLAPTGSPSLVNSMKIIENPVKTCDKVYALIQSLTSQIRKRLEDPKSADLQLYHSETLELMLQRWSKLERDFRMKSGRYDISKIPDIYDCVKYDTQHNSSLGLEDTLELFRLSRALADIVIPQEYGINKPEKLDIAQAYCVPLMKKIQLDLQRTHEDEAVNKLHPLWFRYSRGVMSPGRHVRTRLYFTSESHVHSLLSIFRYGGLLDEVKDQQWKQALDYLGAVSELNYMTQIVIMLYEDNNKDPSSEERFHVELHFSPGVKGCEDEENVPLGFGFRPASAENQEKQTNQGSLEDLSQDEPDRALPLNEPINMQKRSPMLRNRKAGSMEVLSETSPNHSSKGTSYRLFPSCSRQSPEVKQTGPVFPHTGSLCSGLFSASVLGVSSSAPNLREYVLTHHRKNLSPGSVLGRDELFSMAAVKRFSVSFARHPTNGFEGCSMVPSIYPLETLHNSLSLKQVDEFLSAVCESSSEAHAKTMKALSALFDSQSQASMDTYTRPSTETTVPCPPPKHYRSGSSITVSSAGPSSPNTVINPAVQFSFSD; encoded by the exons ATGTCAGAGGCTAGCAACCAGGACCAGGCAGACGGACTTCCCAGGTTTGTGATTGGCAGTGAGGATGAGGACCACACAGGTCCCAAGGACGGACACATGAAGAATGAGGGAGACTTGTtcaggggagtggaggaggaggaagaggagctggaggaggaagaggaggatgattcG CCATCAGAGAGGCAGATTGTGGTGGGTATCTGCTCCATGATGAAGAAGTCCAACTCCAAGCCCATGACCCAGATCCTGGAGAGGCTGTGCAAATTTGAGTACATCACGGTGGTCATCTTCCCAGAGGAGGTCATTCTCAACGAGCCCGTGGACAACTGGCCCCTATGCGACTGCCTCATCTCCTTCCACTCCAAAGGTACTCATGAAC GTTTCCCATTGGACAAGGCTGTGGAGTATGCCAAACTCAGAAATCCACTACTCATCAATGATCTCAACATGCAATACTTCATTCAGGATAG GAGGGAGGTATACAGGATCTTGCAAGAGGAAGGCATTGACCTACCTCGGTACGCTGTGTTGAACCGTGACCCAGACAGACCAGAAG AGTGTAGCTTGGTAGAGGGGGAGGACCATGTAGAGGTGAATGGGGAGGTGTTTCCCAAGCCGTTTGTGGAAAAACCTGTTTGCGCCGAAGACCACAACGTCTACATCTACTACCCCACCTCCGCTGGAGGAGGAAGCCAGAGGCTCTTCAGAAAG ATAGGGAGTCGTAGCAGtgtgtactccccagagagcaGCGTACGAAAGACTGGCTCTTACATCTACGAGGAGTTCATGCCCACGGATGGAACGGATGTCAAG GTGTACACCGTGGGACCAGACTACGCCCACGCTGAGGCCCGGAAGTCCCCCGCCCTGGACGGAAAGGTGGAGAGGGACAGCGAGGGGAAGGAGATCCGCTACCCGGTCATGCTCACGGCCATGGAGAAACTGGTGGCCCGCAAAGTCTGCTTGGCCTTTAAG CAAACTGTGTGTGGTTTCGACCTTCTAAGAGCGAATGGCCATTCCTTCGTCTGTGACGTCAACGGCTTCAGCTTTGTAAAGAACTCCATGAAGTACTATGACGACTGTGCCAAGGTTTTGGG GAACATGGTGATGAGGGAGCTTGCTCCTCAGTTCCACATCCCCTGGTCCATCCCCATGGAGGCTGAGGACATCCCCATCGTCCCCACCACCTCAGGAACCAT GATGGAGTTGCGCTGTGTCATCGCAATCATCCGCCACGGGGACCGCACCCCCAAACAGAAGATGAAGATGGAAGTCAGACACCCACT GTTTTTTGAGTTGTTTGAGAAGTACGGACGCTACAAGTCTGGGAAACTCAAGCTGAAGAAGCCCAAACAGCTGCAG gaaGTGCTGGACATAGCCCGTCTGCTGTTAGCCGAGCTAGGCCAGCATACCGACTGTGAGATAGAGGAGAAGAAATCCAAACTGGAACAACTCAAGACCGTCCTAGAAAT GTATGGCCATTTCTCAGGTATTAACAGGAAGGTGCAGCTAACACACCTGCCTAATGGACAGCCTAAAGCCTCCAGTGAGGAAGAAG ACTCTCAGAGAGAAGGTCCGtctctgctgctggtgctgaAGTGGGGTGGTGAGCTCACCCCTGCAGGCCGGGTCCAGGCTGAGGAGCTGGGAAGGGCCTTCCGCTGCATGTACCCTGGAGGACAAG CTGGTGGCCACAGGTCCCTTGGCTGCGTGTCCCCAATTG GAGACTACGCTGGGTTTCCTGGCTGTGGTCTGCTGCGCTTACACAGCACCTACCGCCACGACCTCAAGATCTACGCTTCCGACGAGGGCCGCGTACAGATGACCGCGGCTGCATTTGccaag GGTCTGTTGGCCCTAGAAGGGGAGCTGACACCGATCCTGGTGCAGATGGTGAAGAGTGCCAACATGAACGGTCTGCTGGACAGCGACAGTGACTCCCTGACCGACTGTCAACAGAGGGTCAAAGCTCATTTGCATGAGATCATGCAGAAAGACCAGGATTTCTCCCAGGCAGACTATGAAAAG CTGGCCCCTACAGGCAGTCCATCCCTGGTCAACTCTATGAAGATCATAGAAAACCCAGTAAAGACCTGCGACAAGGTGTACGCCCTCATCCAGAGCCTCACCTCCCAGATCCGCAAAAGACTTGAAGACCCCAAGTCTGCAG atctgCAGCTGTACCACAGCGAAACCCTGGAGCTGATGCTGCAGCGCTGGTCCAAGCTGGAGAGAGATTTCCGCATGAAGAGCGGCCGCTACGACATCAGCAAGATCCCGGACATCTACGACTGTGTGAAGTACGACACGCAGCACAACTCCTCCCTGGGGCTGGAGGACACGCTGGAGCTGTTCAGACTGTCCCGCGCCCTCGCAGACATAGTCATACCacag GAGTATGGCATCAACAAGCCTGAGAAGCTGGACATAGCCCAGGCCTACTGTGTGCCCTTGATGAAGAAGATCCAGCTGGACCTGCAGAGGACACACGAGGACGAGGCCGTCAACAAGCTACACCCACT GTGGTTCAGGTACTCCCGAGGGGTCATGTCTCCGGGTCGCCACGTGCGGACCCGCCTCTACTTCACCAGCGAGAGCCATGTCCACTCCCTGCTCAGCATCTTCCGCTATGGAGGCCTTCTGGAC gagGTGAAGGACCAGCAGTGGAAGCAGGCCTTGGACTACCTGGGTGCTGTCTCTGAGCTCAACTACATGACCCAGATAGTCATCATGCTGTATGAAGACAACAATAAG GACCCTTCGTCCGAGGAGCGCTTCCATGTTGAGCTTCACTTTAGCCCCGGGGTGAAGGGCTGCGAGGACGAGGAGAATGTTCCGCTGGGCTTTGGCTTCCGCCCAGCATCTGCTGag AACCAGGAGAAGCAGACCAATCAGGGAAGCCTGGAGGACCTATCACAGGATGAGCCTGACAGGGCTCTGCCCCTCAACGAGCCAATCAACATGCAGAAGAGATCGCCCATGCTGCGGAACCGCAAGGCTGGCTCCATGGAG GTCCTGTCTGAGACCTCCCCCAACCACTCGTCTAAAGGCACCTCCTATCGTCTCTTCCCCTCCTGCTCACGTCAGTCCCCAGAGGTCAAACAGACAGGCCCAG TTTTTCCACACACAGGCTCCCTGTGCTCGGGCCTCTTCAGTGCCTCCGTCCTGGGGGTGTCCTCTAGCGCCCCCAACCTGCGGGAATACGTCCTCACACACCACCGCAAAAACCTCTCCCCCGGCAGTGTGCTTGGTCGAGATG AGCTGTTCTCTATGGCGGCAGTAAAGAGATTTTCTGTGTCGTTTGCCAGGCATCCGACTAATG GCTTCGAAGGCTGCTCCATGGTGCCTTCTATCTACCCCCTCGAGACACTGCACAATTCGCTCTCCCTCAAGCAGGTGGATGAGTTCCTTTCAGCCGTGTGCGAGAGCAGCAGTGAGGCCCATGCCAAGACCATGAAAG CTCTGTCCGCCCTTTTTGACTCTCAGAGCCAGGCTTCCATGGACACCTACACCCGTCCCTCCACAGAAACCACTGTCCCGTGCCCCCCTCCCAAACATT ACAGAAGTGGTTCATCCATTACAGTGTCAAGTGCAGGTCCCTCCTCTCCCAACACAGTGATCAACCCAGCCGTGCAGTTCAGCTTCAGTGATTAG
- the LOC124476293 gene encoding inositol hexakisphosphate and diphosphoinositol-pentakisphosphate kinase 1-like isoform X6, whose protein sequence is MSEASNQDQADGLPRFVIGSEDEDHTGPKDGHMKNEGDLFRGVEEEEEELEEEEEDDSPSERQIVVGICSMMKKSNSKPMTQILERLCKFEYITVVIFPEEVILNEPVDNWPLCDCLISFHSKGTHERFPLDKAVEYAKLRNPLLINDLNMQYFIQDRREVYRILQEEGIDLPRYAVLNRDPDRPEECSLVEGEDHVEVNGEVFPKPFVEKPVCAEDHNVYIYYPTSAGGGSQRLFRKIGSRSSVYSPESSVRKTGSYIYEEFMPTDGTDVKVYTVGPDYAHAEARKSPALDGKVERDSEGKEIRYPVMLTAMEKLVARKVCLAFKQTVCGFDLLRANGHSFVCDVNGFSFVKNSMKYYDDCAKVLGNMVMRELAPQFHIPWSIPMEAEDIPIVPTTSGTMMELRCVIAIIRHGDRTPKQKMKMEVRHPLFFELFEKYGRYKSGKLKLKKPKQLQEVLDIARLLLAELGQHTDCEIEEKKSKLEQLKTVLEMYGHFSGINRKVQLTHLPNGQPKASSEEEDSQREGPSLLLVLKWGGELTPAGRVQAEELGRAFRCMYPGGQGDYAGFPGCGLLRLHSTYRHDLKIYASDEGRVQMTAAAFAKGLLALEGELTPILVQMVKSANMNGLLDSDSDSLTDCQQRVKAHLHEIMQKDQDFSQADYEKLAPTGSPSLVNSMKIIENPVKTCDKVYALIQSLTSQIRKRLEDPKSADLQLYHSETLELMLQRWSKLERDFRMKSGRYDISKIPDIYDCVKYDTQHNSSLGLEDTLELFRLSRALADIVIPQEYGINKPEKLDIAQAYCVPLMKKIQLDLQRTHEDEAVNKLHPLYSRGVMSPGRHVRTRLYFTSESHVHSLLSIFRYGGLLDEVKDQQWKQALDYLGAVSELNYMTQIVIMLYEDNNKDPSSEERFHVELHFSPGVKGCEDEENVPLGFGFRPASAENQEKQTNQGSLEDLSQDEPDRALPLNEPINMQKRSPMLRNRKAGSMEVLSETSPNHSSKGTSYRLFPSCSRQSPEVKQTGPVFPHTGSLCSGLFSASVLGVSSSAPNLREYVLTHHRKNLSPGSVLGRDELFSMAAVKRFSVSFARHPTNGFEGCSMVPSIYPLETLHNSLSLKQVDEFLSAVCESSSEAHAKTMKALSALFDSQSQASMDTYTRPSTETTVPCPPPKHYRSGSSITVSSAGPSSPNTVINPAVQFSFSD, encoded by the exons ATGTCAGAGGCTAGCAACCAGGACCAGGCAGACGGACTTCCCAGGTTTGTGATTGGCAGTGAGGATGAGGACCACACAGGTCCCAAGGACGGACACATGAAGAATGAGGGAGACTTGTtcaggggagtggaggaggaggaagaggagctggaggaggaagaggaggatgattcG CCATCAGAGAGGCAGATTGTGGTGGGTATCTGCTCCATGATGAAGAAGTCCAACTCCAAGCCCATGACCCAGATCCTGGAGAGGCTGTGCAAATTTGAGTACATCACGGTGGTCATCTTCCCAGAGGAGGTCATTCTCAACGAGCCCGTGGACAACTGGCCCCTATGCGACTGCCTCATCTCCTTCCACTCCAAAGGTACTCATGAAC GTTTCCCATTGGACAAGGCTGTGGAGTATGCCAAACTCAGAAATCCACTACTCATCAATGATCTCAACATGCAATACTTCATTCAGGATAG GAGGGAGGTATACAGGATCTTGCAAGAGGAAGGCATTGACCTACCTCGGTACGCTGTGTTGAACCGTGACCCAGACAGACCAGAAG AGTGTAGCTTGGTAGAGGGGGAGGACCATGTAGAGGTGAATGGGGAGGTGTTTCCCAAGCCGTTTGTGGAAAAACCTGTTTGCGCCGAAGACCACAACGTCTACATCTACTACCCCACCTCCGCTGGAGGAGGAAGCCAGAGGCTCTTCAGAAAG ATAGGGAGTCGTAGCAGtgtgtactccccagagagcaGCGTACGAAAGACTGGCTCTTACATCTACGAGGAGTTCATGCCCACGGATGGAACGGATGTCAAG GTGTACACCGTGGGACCAGACTACGCCCACGCTGAGGCCCGGAAGTCCCCCGCCCTGGACGGAAAGGTGGAGAGGGACAGCGAGGGGAAGGAGATCCGCTACCCGGTCATGCTCACGGCCATGGAGAAACTGGTGGCCCGCAAAGTCTGCTTGGCCTTTAAG CAAACTGTGTGTGGTTTCGACCTTCTAAGAGCGAATGGCCATTCCTTCGTCTGTGACGTCAACGGCTTCAGCTTTGTAAAGAACTCCATGAAGTACTATGACGACTGTGCCAAGGTTTTGGG GAACATGGTGATGAGGGAGCTTGCTCCTCAGTTCCACATCCCCTGGTCCATCCCCATGGAGGCTGAGGACATCCCCATCGTCCCCACCACCTCAGGAACCAT GATGGAGTTGCGCTGTGTCATCGCAATCATCCGCCACGGGGACCGCACCCCCAAACAGAAGATGAAGATGGAAGTCAGACACCCACT GTTTTTTGAGTTGTTTGAGAAGTACGGACGCTACAAGTCTGGGAAACTCAAGCTGAAGAAGCCCAAACAGCTGCAG gaaGTGCTGGACATAGCCCGTCTGCTGTTAGCCGAGCTAGGCCAGCATACCGACTGTGAGATAGAGGAGAAGAAATCCAAACTGGAACAACTCAAGACCGTCCTAGAAAT GTATGGCCATTTCTCAGGTATTAACAGGAAGGTGCAGCTAACACACCTGCCTAATGGACAGCCTAAAGCCTCCAGTGAGGAAGAAG ACTCTCAGAGAGAAGGTCCGtctctgctgctggtgctgaAGTGGGGTGGTGAGCTCACCCCTGCAGGCCGGGTCCAGGCTGAGGAGCTGGGAAGGGCCTTCCGCTGCATGTACCCTGGAGGACAAG GAGACTACGCTGGGTTTCCTGGCTGTGGTCTGCTGCGCTTACACAGCACCTACCGCCACGACCTCAAGATCTACGCTTCCGACGAGGGCCGCGTACAGATGACCGCGGCTGCATTTGccaag GGTCTGTTGGCCCTAGAAGGGGAGCTGACACCGATCCTGGTGCAGATGGTGAAGAGTGCCAACATGAACGGTCTGCTGGACAGCGACAGTGACTCCCTGACCGACTGTCAACAGAGGGTCAAAGCTCATTTGCATGAGATCATGCAGAAAGACCAGGATTTCTCCCAGGCAGACTATGAAAAG CTGGCCCCTACAGGCAGTCCATCCCTGGTCAACTCTATGAAGATCATAGAAAACCCAGTAAAGACCTGCGACAAGGTGTACGCCCTCATCCAGAGCCTCACCTCCCAGATCCGCAAAAGACTTGAAGACCCCAAGTCTGCAG atctgCAGCTGTACCACAGCGAAACCCTGGAGCTGATGCTGCAGCGCTGGTCCAAGCTGGAGAGAGATTTCCGCATGAAGAGCGGCCGCTACGACATCAGCAAGATCCCGGACATCTACGACTGTGTGAAGTACGACACGCAGCACAACTCCTCCCTGGGGCTGGAGGACACGCTGGAGCTGTTCAGACTGTCCCGCGCCCTCGCAGACATAGTCATACCacag GAGTATGGCATCAACAAGCCTGAGAAGCTGGACATAGCCCAGGCCTACTGTGTGCCCTTGATGAAGAAGATCCAGCTGGACCTGCAGAGGACACACGAGGACGAGGCCGTCAACAAGCTACACCCACT GTACTCCCGAGGGGTCATGTCTCCGGGTCGCCACGTGCGGACCCGCCTCTACTTCACCAGCGAGAGCCATGTCCACTCCCTGCTCAGCATCTTCCGCTATGGAGGCCTTCTGGAC gagGTGAAGGACCAGCAGTGGAAGCAGGCCTTGGACTACCTGGGTGCTGTCTCTGAGCTCAACTACATGACCCAGATAGTCATCATGCTGTATGAAGACAACAATAAG GACCCTTCGTCCGAGGAGCGCTTCCATGTTGAGCTTCACTTTAGCCCCGGGGTGAAGGGCTGCGAGGACGAGGAGAATGTTCCGCTGGGCTTTGGCTTCCGCCCAGCATCTGCTGag AACCAGGAGAAGCAGACCAATCAGGGAAGCCTGGAGGACCTATCACAGGATGAGCCTGACAGGGCTCTGCCCCTCAACGAGCCAATCAACATGCAGAAGAGATCGCCCATGCTGCGGAACCGCAAGGCTGGCTCCATGGAG GTCCTGTCTGAGACCTCCCCCAACCACTCGTCTAAAGGCACCTCCTATCGTCTCTTCCCCTCCTGCTCACGTCAGTCCCCAGAGGTCAAACAGACAGGCCCAG TTTTTCCACACACAGGCTCCCTGTGCTCGGGCCTCTTCAGTGCCTCCGTCCTGGGGGTGTCCTCTAGCGCCCCCAACCTGCGGGAATACGTCCTCACACACCACCGCAAAAACCTCTCCCCCGGCAGTGTGCTTGGTCGAGATG AGCTGTTCTCTATGGCGGCAGTAAAGAGATTTTCTGTGTCGTTTGCCAGGCATCCGACTAATG GCTTCGAAGGCTGCTCCATGGTGCCTTCTATCTACCCCCTCGAGACACTGCACAATTCGCTCTCCCTCAAGCAGGTGGATGAGTTCCTTTCAGCCGTGTGCGAGAGCAGCAGTGAGGCCCATGCCAAGACCATGAAAG CTCTGTCCGCCCTTTTTGACTCTCAGAGCCAGGCTTCCATGGACACCTACACCCGTCCCTCCACAGAAACCACTGTCCCGTGCCCCCCTCCCAAACATT ACAGAAGTGGTTCATCCATTACAGTGTCAAGTGCAGGTCCCTCCTCTCCCAACACAGTGATCAACCCAGCCGTGCAGTTCAGCTTCAGTGATTAG